The Ipomoea triloba cultivar NCNSP0323 chromosome 13, ASM357664v1 genomic interval aatcaaGCAGAAGCAGTCCGATGACATCGAGTTAGAAAAAGTAAAGGCTGGGATGGTTGACAATAAAAATGGATCCTTTGAGCTGTGGCAAGACGAAAGTATTCGATTTGAAGGGCGATGGTGTATACCTATAGCCTGTGAAGAAGTGAAAAGAAAGCTTATGGAAGAAGGGCACAGTACTCCCTATTCAGTGCACCCTGGAGGTGACAAGTTATATAAGGATTTGaagaaacatttttggtggACAAGAATGAAGAAAGAAGTAGCCGAATTTGTGGCCCGATGTTTAAAttgtcaaaaggttaaagccGAAAGAAGTAAGCCTAAAGGATTAGTTCAATTGTTGGAGATTCCACAGTGGAAATGGGattcaatctctatggatttcgtCGGTGGTCTGCCACTGACTAAAGCTGGAAAGAATAAGATTTGGGTTATTGTAGACAGACTGACTAAGACTGCTCGATTTATAGCAATGAACGAGACTTGGAGTATGGAGCAGTTGGCTAAAGCTTATGTGAAGCAAGTGGTTAAGTACCACGGAGTACCTAAGGATATTATTTCCGATAGAGATTCAAGGTTTCTATCTCAATTTTGGAAAGCTTTGCAAAATGCAATGGGTACAAGATTGAAGTTGAGTACGGCATTTCATCCAGCTACGGATGGACAAACCGAGAGGACTATCCAGACTTTAGAAGATATGCTAAGAGCTTGCGTGATTGATTTAAAAGGGTCGTGGGATGAACATTTTGATCTTATTGAATTCTCCTACAATAACAGTTATCATGCTAGTATCAAGATGGCCCCTTATGAAGCTTTGTATGGCCAAAAGTGTAGAAGCCCTTTGTGTTGGAGTGATATGGTTGATGTGGTCGTATTAGGACCCCAGTACTTGGAAGAGACCATTGAGAAAGTCAAGCTGATTCAAGCAAGAATGAAAGCTGCTCAAGATCGTCAGAAGTCATATGCAGATTTAGGACGGAAACCAGCAGAATTTCAAGTGGGAGAAAGAGTTCTTCTAAGAGTATCACCAACCAAATGAGTTATGCGATTTGGGAAGAAGGGTAAACTAAGTCCAAGATTTATTGGTCCGTATGAAATCTTGGATAGGATTGGTCAAGTAGCTTATCGGTTGGCCTTACCTATGGAATTGGATAAGGTAATGAACTTATTGCTTAAGTTAAATAAAAGAGATTCAATGGAAGGATGAAGTTAAGCTTAACTTGTTGTTGTTAGGTGCATGATGTATTCCATGTGTCTCAACTGAAGAAGTACGTTCACGATGCTTCGCATGTGATCAACCCTGAGGTAAGAAGGAACTCTGCTTAATTTCAAATACGATATTTGATCAGTAAAGTGATGAAAGATTTGGTAAATTGTAAGGTTGTGGAGATGGATGAATCTCTCTCATATGAGGAAAAACCAGTACAGATATTGGATTCTAAGACCCGTGATACCCGAAGGAAATCCATAAAGCTTGTGAAAGTATTGTGGTCCAACCACTTAGCCGAGGAAGCTACGTGGGAAGTTGAGGAGGATATGAGAAATCGGTATCCGGAGTTGTTTGCTTTAGGTAATAGTCAAGTTACGGGGACGTAACTTTCTTTTAAGGAGGGCAGGTTTTAACACCTCACTCCGTTTGTTTTATAGAATAGCATGTTACATGTTGTTTAGATTTAAGTTGTTAAGCTAAGATAAGATTGCTTTGGGGGCGAAGCTtttcttttaaggagggtagattgTGACACTTGAGATTTTTGGTTCCAATATTGCCTATTGAACTTTCAAAGTTATTCCCTATTATTCCACAATGTTCATCTAATCTTTATACCATATTCATTGGACTCTATTTCtatgttcaatttcatttgaaccTTGAGCTATATTCATTTGGACTACCAATCcttatactaattattatattatttttataactatattactattatatagtattgtgagatatagtaattatatttaattattttatatataaatatgatatgcgtgtgtgcatgtgtggtgtaacgtatgtatatatatatatatatatatttattaagttTCTGTGTGTGcgtgtataattatatatatatatatatatatatatatatatatatatatatatattagtatataagtatatatatatatatttatatattattatcattatattatatatatatatgtaattaattaggTGATCACTATTTTGGaccttatattataaattatattttgatgtgtatatatatgtataatagccgtgtggatatatatattatatatgtgtgtaatatatattactactatatataatattatataagatCAATATCTTTAATACATAATAAGGGAGATTGGAGGTTACAAAGTTTGATTTGGagaattctaaaaattaaaggatGACTACCTATTTATCTTCCTTCATATAAGGGATTGATTTAGTCTTTCCCTTTAGTCTTCCTAGTCTCCTAGCCGACATCTTCATCTAAAAAGAAGggaattttcttcttcatcttttcctTCTGATTCGTTCctgcgtaaaaaaaaaaaaatattttcttccatcatttttattcaagagtttggaacttcatcttctcaaGTAAGTTAGTATTTTTAGTAGTTTTTCCGGGTAGTATGTGTTAGGGTGTTTGTTAAATTGTGTGCTTATGTGGTCTTTCTTTGTGttgattgatgatgatgatggtagaAGGAGAGCCCTAGTCACCTTGAAGATTGATTTAAAGTTGGTTTTTGATATCCAAGTAAGTGGGTTTTTCTACTTGCTTATCCCATTTGTATGAtttgatgtatatatgaatatattatatatatatatatatatatatatatatatatatattgtgttgtgAAAAATTGATGCAAGTTGATGATcataaaatatgtgatttttggatataaaaaaatatatttttaatatatgtatatgcgtAGAAATGCATATGAATGTATGTGGTGTTTGATCATGTGTGTagattatacataaatatatttcatacgtatatatataaagatatatatggtttgtattatacatatatatatgtgtataagtgtagtatatatgtatattgctaTATACTGTGagtaccgtatatatatatatatctataaataataaaataatatttttcgtaAATACATATactgtatgtatatttataaatatatataatgtttttcgtattaatattatatatatactgtacgtatatttataaataaatatatatgtttttcgtaatgctatatatatatatatatcgtatgtatattaaaatagttgtatgtatatataatccatGTATGTACAGTAAGcatattagaataattatacatataaatatatatattatatttttgtagtagtacgtataaaagagaaagaaagaaaataaaatatataataataatattttcttttacttaattGTGCTGTACGtatgctttaaaaaaataataaataaataaaatgttttcttttattttattataccgtatgtgttatttgtgtatatatatattccttatgtttttgtgtgtaattatcatgtatgtattagttgtaaaatgaaatttattaattagtattatctaGAATTGAGATATTAATTGATTGTTAGTATTTGCATGAAATTAGGAATTTGTGTGGTTGGTAGAAATTttagtgtatgtgtatatttgtATCCAGTACGTAAGTACgtagttttataaaaaaattatttaattattttaagttataattGGCTTTGTTAATTTGGAtggatttatgttaaatatggatagataattattctaaaattttctttagtgataattgatctttttgacattttttggGAATaaggatttttcttttattaagaaTACTATTTTATGAGAGATTGAGAATTTTGGACAAATTAgagttttcaaataaaatattcctTTACAAATTTTCAAGAGATTTTAGTATGGGAAAATGatttggaaaattatattttcttaaaatattggaagctatgtgaaatttgaaatttgattatgtgattgtaatttaattgttatagaGGAGTGCCCGTCaggaacaatcctcgggtactagaacactatggtgtgttctgtaggAATGGGTCTATGTACCCTAAATTAcagggtagtcagtagaaacttTATCCTGGttactagggctggtaactttctgttgaggcttggaatcctcattcgggggtgtgcacacttaaggttagagtccggtttccGATAGTGAAAATGGGAATTCTTGTGTAGTACAGCATAAGTTATGTTACTAGGGCCTGAAAATAAAAGGACCCTTTCCCATTACGTTTGTGTATGATTTATACttccatattatcattattatttttgttattatattaacaatttttctGAGCAAAGGAAATGCAGTTGAATTTTCTGAAAGGTTTGGTAAAAAGGCTACTACCcctttttcaaattatataaaagtattattattaaaaattatttttttgggggtaggcaagtcccttacttagcatgttTTGCTAACCgctttttatttgttgttgttgctgttgcttGTGTAAGTAGCAGGGAATAAATGATAAGAGTTGCAGTGGCGATAGCAGTAGACTGAGTTGCTGTTAGCTCGGGGATTTAGCAAAATAAAGGATTATGTAATGAAGATTATTTaagaattttatattattattttgaggaTTATGAGAACTtgatgttatttttttaaatttgggatTTGTTTGAGACTAGCCTTGCATCTAATCAAGTaggattaggtgtggcggtagcacccttgaataaagttattgtggattttgattaatatgaatttaataagtattaatatttCCTTCTATAGTAAGGCTATTTTTAGTAAGCCCCGGGATGtgaatttgggggtgttacaagggATTTGTGCTGCATGTCGATAGCACTCCATATGTTCAAACCGCACTACATGAGAGCATATTTTGAAGTTCTAGTCTCTTCCTTGTTTATCATACATGGAATTGGGTGGGATGTGGACTATGTGAAGGACATCTTTGATGTTCGTGGTACTCAGTTCATTCTAAATGTTCCCATTAGTATGAGAAGGCCGCCTGATTCGTGGATATGGTACTAGGATTCTAAAGGAAATTACTACGTTAAGTCTTGTTACATATATTTAGTTAGGGAAGTCTCGGAGGTAGCAAATGTTTGGTCTAGCTTGGGTTGCCGTAAAACACCCACACGAATGGGAACCTAGCAAACTGGTTCTTTGTCTGACTCGAAATAGTAAATGGTGAGCtactttgtaaatttttaatggATTGCTGGGGTTGTGGTGTAGCAGGAATGATTCTGTGTTGAAAGAAGTGCCTATGTGATGATCTCTATGATAAATACGTCACTTACCCTATGGGTTAGCTGGATAAGTGTTAATGAAGGGGAGCTAATAGTTGCTGAAGTAGTGGCCAGTCAGAGCGGTGGAGGAAGCGGGAGAGGGGGATGCTTAAATTGAATTCTGATATTAGTACCGACTTGGAAAATAGGGTGATGAGGGTTGGGATGTGTGCTTAAAGATGATGATGGAAATTTCATTGCAGCAAAATGAGTGGGATGGCTGGGTCTTTTCATGGCGGTGAGTTTTCGTGAAGCTCTTAGTTGGTTGAAAGAAGTTGGGTTTGGGTGATGTTGATGTTGGAACAGATTCACAGCTGGTTTTTCATGCTCTATCTTCAACTtcttttaatttagattttggCATTGTAattgatgatattaaagaaattGCATCCATAATAAATGGtgtatgtttatatttttttaagcgATTTGCGAATTATGCCGCCCACACTTTTGCTCAGGAGGTCGTTTCTGTGTTAGATTGTAGCTAGTGGTTAGACACTCCACCTCTTCATCTTGTTGACTTTCTTTTGCCGAATTTAATGCATTAAGCTTTTTgcgttacaaaaaaaaatgttatagtCCATGTAGTTACATAATGCatttataattatgaatttgTAGCAGTCACTTAATAAACATGCAACTATtacttaatataattgtatgctaattaaaaaaaaaaactgaaaagaaatatcaatataggttTCATTTAAGAGATCtcaattataactttttaattattttgcatacattaattttatttgtatgaaaagaaaaaagagaaaaataaattcaatttaaaaataaatttatggagagaaatattaatttattaaaattaaaattataaataattttaaaaatttatcaacTATTCGGAATATGGGTTTGCGCTTAGTTTAATAGATtctatatgtttaattttatttgtttatttaatatccattgttgtggattaaatttcaattaactTTAGTTTTTTCACATCATAATTAGTACGTTGTATATTCATCAGAAATTTGGGTCATATTCATTAATATTGATGGAGGAATGAGACTTGAGCCCAAGGTCAATTGGACCAAGAAGTGAAAATCTAAGACATAATTTGATCAGGTGGGAGTGGGGGgtaaattttattgtggatcatggtccaaaacggtgccgtttctttttaataaaaagaaacatCACACATTCcgtctaattaattatgtttgtatgacgtatttagtttcattttatatacattgtagtttcatttcagcataactaaagtatcattttgtttcaactatAGTTTCGTTTGGcattatacactcaatatgtaagacatgttattgaatttctttttatacaCACTACAATCTTATTACAACACAACTCTAaagtataattctaattcaactaaggtttcattggacaatacaCACTCAAAtgtgtgaaactgttattcagtttcattttatatacattgtagtttcattgcaacacaactaaagtatcattttgatataattacaatttcatttgacaatatacactcaatggacttgatataattattttgttataattatattattttgatataattacaatttcatttaataACCGAAATATCCGAAATTTTAACCGAACCTTCATAACCGACCGACCAACATTCATAATCGAAATAACCGAAACCGATGATTTTCGGTCGGTTAAATATAAccgatttttttttgtaaaatagctaaatttagtttatttattCAACTAATGCTAAAAGACTACATTgagatatataattaatatcttaatatataattaattaaaattaat includes:
- the LOC116001198 gene encoding uncharacterized protein LOC116001198, giving the protein MRFGKKGKLSPRFIGPYEILDRIGQVAYRLALPMELDKVHDVFHVSQLKKYVHDASHVINPEVVEMDESLSYEEKPVQILDSKTRDTRRKSIKLVKVLWSNHLAEEATWEVEEDMRNRYPELFALGNSQVTGT